One Natronolimnobius sp. AArcel1 genomic region harbors:
- the radB gene encoding DNA repair and recombination protein RadB, which translates to MNDEAIPTGCGAVDELLGGGFERGTVTQVYGSPAAGKTNVALSAAVETAASGGTAVYIDTEGVSVDRFEQLLSARVASTDDETAPDIETVASRIVIEDALDFDEQAEAVRDAEEFAERADLIVLDSATGFYRLERTGDGDEGEALRSVARQVTHLLSLARKHDLAVVLTNQVFADPDSDRTRPLGGNTLEHWTGVVVRLERFRGGNRRATLEKHRSKPVGESAKFQITDTGLGGGDRQRH; encoded by the coding sequence GTGAACGACGAGGCGATTCCGACCGGCTGTGGGGCGGTCGACGAGTTACTCGGCGGGGGGTTCGAACGCGGGACCGTCACGCAGGTGTACGGCTCGCCAGCCGCGGGTAAAACGAATGTCGCACTTTCTGCGGCCGTCGAAACCGCAGCCAGCGGCGGTACGGCGGTCTATATCGACACCGAGGGCGTCTCCGTCGACCGCTTTGAGCAACTGCTGTCCGCTCGAGTGGCGAGCACCGACGATGAGACAGCGCCCGATATCGAGACGGTTGCCTCACGAATCGTCATTGAAGATGCACTCGATTTCGACGAACAAGCCGAAGCTGTCCGCGACGCAGAAGAGTTCGCTGAACGGGCAGACCTGATCGTCCTCGACAGCGCAACCGGGTTCTACCGCCTCGAGCGAACAGGCGACGGCGACGAGGGCGAGGCCCTGCGCTCGGTGGCGCGTCAGGTCACACATCTACTCTCGCTCGCGCGCAAACACGACCTCGCGGTCGTCCTGACGAATCAGGTGTTTGCTGATCCCGACTCGGATCGGACGCGTCCACTCGGCGGCAACACGCTCGAGCACTGGACCGGCGTTGTCGTCCGTCTCGAGCGCTTCCGCGGCGGGAATCGACGCGCCACACTCGAGAAACATCGCTCGAAACCGGTCGGCGAGTCCGCGAAGTTCCAGATTACGGATACTGGACTCGGTGGTGGCGACCGCCAGCGACACTAA
- the nucS gene encoding endonuclease NucS, giving the protein MTRTEPDTRVDTLERPALEAARETLADGISREALVTVFGRCTVDYDGRASSELGSGDRHVMCKPDGTILVHTDEGQKPVNWQPPGCEHTVELAEGEADTTDALVLESTRSTPEERLRVTFTRVLQVSVFAGTDETSISLVGTEEDLRKRILETPDLLESGFTPLATERATPAGAVDIYGEDSAGRAVVVELKRRRVGPDAVSQLRRYVDALERDLHADAAVRGILVAPSVTDRASRLLSDHGLEFVSLEPPAE; this is encoded by the coding sequence GTGACTCGTACCGAGCCGGATACCCGCGTCGACACACTCGAGCGCCCCGCACTCGAGGCTGCCCGCGAGACACTCGCTGATGGCATCTCACGAGAGGCGCTCGTGACAGTCTTCGGGCGCTGTACCGTCGACTACGACGGCCGCGCCTCGAGCGAACTCGGGTCCGGCGACAGGCACGTCATGTGCAAACCAGATGGGACAATTCTGGTTCACACTGACGAGGGCCAAAAGCCGGTCAACTGGCAGCCACCGGGCTGTGAGCACACCGTCGAGTTGGCCGAGGGAGAGGCCGACACCACAGACGCGCTCGTCCTCGAGAGCACCCGCTCGACGCCCGAGGAGCGCCTCCGCGTGACCTTCACGCGCGTTCTGCAGGTGTCCGTCTTTGCGGGCACCGATGAGACCAGCATCAGCCTCGTCGGCACCGAGGAAGACCTTCGCAAGCGCATCCTCGAGACGCCCGACCTGCTCGAGTCCGGCTTCACCCCGCTTGCAACCGAGCGCGCAACGCCCGCGGGAGCCGTCGACATCTACGGCGAGGATTCGGCGGGCCGCGCAGTCGTCGTCGAACTCAAACGCCGCCGCGTCGGCCCCGACGCTGTCAGCCAACTTCGCCGATACGTCGACGCCCTCGAGCGTGACCTCCACGCCGACGCTGCCGTCCGCGGGATTCTGGTGGCCCCTTCAGTCACCGACCGCGCCAGCCGCCTACTCAGCGATCACGGCCTCGAGTTCGTCTCGCTCGAGCCGCCCGCAGAGTGA
- a CDS encoding GNAT family N-acetyltransferase, translated as MGDNLSVRRFRPADASRVRNLHEAAMRDIGAYLEDVPDDDLENVTETFLERNGEFLVGEVDGQIVAMGGYQLLESDHYITNFLSELPETTIVLTRMRVDPAHQRQGYGSRIYTALEKRARECGYTTIVLDTMASQAAARGLYETNGFEKVCREQLEVSDDSFEMLVYRKQLAE; from the coding sequence ATGGGTGACAACCTGTCCGTTCGGCGCTTTCGACCAGCCGATGCGTCTCGAGTTCGGAACCTCCACGAAGCAGCAATGCGTGATATCGGCGCGTATCTCGAAGACGTTCCGGATGACGACCTCGAGAACGTTACAGAGACGTTCCTCGAGCGCAACGGCGAGTTCCTCGTCGGTGAAGTCGACGGTCAAATCGTCGCAATGGGTGGGTATCAACTTCTTGAGAGCGACCATTACATTACGAACTTCCTGTCCGAACTGCCTGAGACGACAATCGTGTTGACCCGCATGCGCGTTGATCCAGCCCACCAGCGCCAGGGGTATGGCAGCCGAATCTACACAGCACTCGAGAAGCGTGCTCGAGAGTGCGGATACACGACTATCGTTCTCGATACGATGGCGTCGCAGGCTGCAGCACGAGGGTTGTACGAAACGAACGGGTTCGAGAAGGTTTGTCGCGAGCAACTCGAGGTCTCCGATGACTCCTTCGAGATGCTCGTGTATCGCAAGCAACTTGCCGAGTAG
- a CDS encoding CAP domain-containing protein, translating to MARGPSSEPDEHGADRPGSSVHSTRESPPPRRDGDRGLLRGLLSLLLVCVLLAGLFVGALALSPMTLEEVREIDSLDDLDDIVIDTGPMPDPSADPPPAGERDPEVTDPDDPGESTYETEVETVSSATVEDFVHAEVNDRRAEHDLEALEWDGTVASVSRAHSVDMAEREYFDHVNPDDEGPYDRFDAVDSYCRAYGENIALTWVDRPIDDPGEDETIRYQTAERLATGLVDQWMNSQPHREAILEDHGGPGWDRGGVGVYIDDDGAVYASHNFCLT from the coding sequence ATGGCACGCGGGCCGTCGTCCGAACCGGACGAACACGGCGCTGACCGTCCTGGCTCGAGCGTGCACTCCACTCGCGAGAGTCCGCCCCCTCGTCGGGATGGGGACCGCGGCCTCCTGCGCGGATTGCTCTCTCTCTTGCTCGTCTGCGTTCTGCTCGCTGGATTGTTCGTTGGCGCGTTGGCACTTTCGCCAATGACGCTCGAGGAGGTCCGTGAGATCGACAGTCTCGACGATCTGGACGATATCGTCATCGACACCGGCCCGATGCCCGACCCGAGCGCTGATCCGCCACCGGCCGGCGAGCGCGATCCCGAGGTGACCGATCCGGACGACCCCGGTGAATCGACGTACGAAACCGAGGTCGAAACCGTCTCGTCGGCTACCGTTGAGGACTTCGTCCACGCCGAGGTCAACGACCGCCGCGCCGAGCACGACCTCGAGGCGCTCGAGTGGGACGGCACCGTCGCTTCTGTCTCACGAGCCCACAGCGTCGATATGGCCGAGCGGGAGTATTTCGATCACGTGAACCCGGACGATGAGGGGCCGTACGATCGATTTGACGCGGTCGACAGCTACTGTCGCGCCTACGGTGAAAACATCGCGCTGACGTGGGTTGACAGACCGATCGACGACCCCGGCGAGGACGAGACAATCCGCTACCAGACCGCAGAACGTCTCGCCACCGGGCTGGTCGATCAGTGGATGAACTCCCAGCCACACCGTGAGGCAATCCTCGAGGACCACGGTGGCCCCGGCTGGGACCGCGGCGGCGTCGGTGTCTATATCGACGACGATGGCGCGGTGTACGCCTCACACAATTTCTGTCTCACCTGA
- a CDS encoding bacterio-opsin activator domain-containing protein, whose protein sequence is MNKTQERARDDAVVEVEFTVSDPGYPLVALSAETACSVELIQLLPRSNGSYTVFQRVAGCPPKHVLSVLERYDKLEACVVSETDTDAVLEVRIDEDGEFFTISLTDAGAIPTELSSHDGTARIVAEIPPIYSASAVIEQFQEMYPRVEIVARRQKEYAVSLFRRQKLYETALSSLTPRQHEALFLAYMNGFYDWPRKATGEELAAEMDVSPPTFHEHLRSAEQTIFSVIFGS, encoded by the coding sequence GTGAACAAGACACAAGAACGGGCAAGAGATGATGCTGTCGTCGAGGTCGAGTTCACGGTGTCGGATCCGGGGTATCCGCTGGTTGCGCTCTCGGCTGAAACGGCGTGTTCAGTCGAGTTGATTCAACTGCTCCCTCGGAGCAACGGCTCTTACACCGTGTTCCAACGTGTCGCTGGCTGTCCACCTAAGCACGTCCTTTCGGTCCTTGAGCGCTACGACAAACTCGAGGCGTGTGTGGTCAGTGAGACCGATACGGATGCCGTCCTCGAGGTACGAATCGACGAAGACGGTGAGTTCTTCACGATTAGCTTGACCGATGCGGGTGCGATTCCGACGGAGCTGAGCAGTCATGATGGGACCGCACGGATCGTCGCGGAAATCCCACCGATTTACTCCGCATCAGCCGTCATTGAACAGTTTCAGGAGATGTATCCGCGCGTCGAAATCGTTGCCCGACGTCAAAAAGAGTACGCAGTCTCACTCTTTCGACGACAGAAACTGTACGAGACAGCGCTCAGTTCACTCACACCGCGTCAACACGAAGCGCTCTTTCTAGCGTACATGAACGGCTTTTATGACTGGCCACGGAAAGCGACTGGTGAAGAACTCGCCGCAGAAATGGACGTTTCGCCACCGACGTTTCACGAACACCTGCGATCTGCAGAACAGACAATATTCTCGGTGATTTTCGGGTCGTAA
- a CDS encoding GYD domain-containing protein produces the protein MATYVTLWQFTQQGAAAIQDSPERIDRLETQFDELGGELREFYMLFGQYDTLTISEFPDDETAAQAVLGVTKQGNVSAETSRAFSRDDTRAIIDGLE, from the coding sequence ATGGCGACATACGTGACGTTGTGGCAGTTCACACAGCAAGGCGCAGCGGCGATTCAAGACAGCCCCGAGCGCATCGACCGCCTCGAGACGCAATTCGACGAGTTGGGTGGCGAGTTGCGCGAGTTCTACATGCTGTTTGGCCAGTACGATACGCTTACGATCAGCGAGTTTCCCGACGACGAGACGGCCGCACAGGCGGTACTCGGAGTTACCAAGCAGGGCAACGTTAGTGCAGAAACCTCGAGGGCGTTCTCGAGAGACGACACACGGGCGATTATCGACGGCCTCGAGTAA
- the trpD gene encoding anthranilate phosphoribosyltransferase: MQEYVERVTEGEDLTQNEARAASTAVFEEATEAQIGALLTALRAKGETEAEIAGFAEGMREAARTISPDREPLVDTCGTGGDDYDTINVSTTSAIVAAGAGVSIAKHGNYSVSSSSGSADVLEEVGVNVEAEPPAVEEAIENDGIGFMLAPVFHPAMKAVIGPRKELGMRTIFNVLGPLTNPAGADAQVVGVYDPDLVPVLADALARMDVERALVVHGAGTDEIAIHGETQVAEVADDGVEEYTLEPADLGLEQHAIADISGGSPAENAADMRGIVEGDVTGAKRDVILANAGAAIYVAGEADSLEDGTHAALEAIESDDAAGKLADLCAVPEPEPGV; encoded by the coding sequence ATGCAGGAGTACGTCGAACGCGTCACAGAGGGCGAGGATCTCACACAGAACGAGGCTCGAGCGGCGTCGACAGCCGTTTTCGAGGAGGCGACGGAGGCGCAGATCGGCGCGTTACTCACGGCACTACGCGCGAAAGGCGAGACGGAAGCCGAAATCGCTGGCTTCGCAGAAGGAATGCGCGAGGCCGCACGGACGATTTCGCCCGACCGCGAGCCGCTGGTTGACACCTGCGGAACCGGCGGCGACGACTACGATACGATCAACGTCTCGACGACGAGCGCAATCGTCGCAGCCGGCGCTGGAGTCTCCATCGCCAAGCACGGCAACTACTCCGTTTCGTCGTCCTCCGGGAGTGCAGACGTCCTCGAGGAAGTTGGCGTCAACGTCGAAGCTGAGCCCCCAGCCGTCGAGGAGGCGATCGAAAATGACGGCATCGGCTTCATGCTCGCACCGGTGTTCCACCCGGCGATGAAGGCAGTCATCGGGCCGCGAAAGGAACTCGGCATGCGGACGATCTTCAACGTTCTTGGGCCACTCACGAACCCCGCGGGCGCAGACGCGCAGGTCGTCGGCGTCTACGACCCTGACCTCGTCCCCGTCCTTGCAGACGCACTCGCACGGATGGATGTCGAGCGCGCGCTGGTCGTCCACGGCGCGGGCACCGACGAAATCGCAATTCACGGCGAGACACAGGTCGCAGAAGTTGCGGATGACGGCGTTGAGGAGTACACCCTCGAGCCGGCAGACCTCGGCCTCGAGCAACATGCAATCGCAGACATCTCGGGTGGCTCGCCCGCCGAGAACGCGGCCGACATGCGCGGAATTGTTGAGGGTGACGTGACTGGCGCGAAACGAGATGTGATCCTCGCGAACGCGGGCGCAGCGATCTATGTCGCGGGCGAGGCTGACTCGCTCGAGGACGGTACCCACGCCGCACTCGAGGCGATTGAATCAGACGACGCGGCCGGCAAACTCGCAGATCTCTGTGCCGTGCCCGAGCCAGAGCCGGGGGTCTGA
- a CDS encoding CBS domain-containing protein, with amino-acid sequence MNIADIATPEYIEVDVGTRMGKVRSTFEDGNPKGIIVTDDSDYEGVISEREVLQSHVEDDAKVAALIKPSRNDPAPKIDREEDVRETARVLVESNSKVAPVFEHGDLWGVISDDAILEAVLENLDALTVEDIYTADPVTLREDDGVGKAINHLREHGISRLPILNDNGYLTGVVTTHDIADFVIRENHKTTTGDRVGDSDRLLDVPIYDIMNSPVRTTTLDTTAKEAVETMVGDDYAGLMVTPDDDDRVVIGVITKTDVLRALTFTEEERMDVQISNISMLDTISRDGVVDGIEEVSDKYADMQVHHANVRFKEHKEKLRGTPLIHCQIRLRTNKDQVAGTGEGYGAENAFRVALDKLERNVLEMKGVVSDEEYRGQLLRKLNEL; translated from the coding sequence ATGAATATCGCTGATATCGCCACACCGGAGTACATCGAAGTCGACGTTGGCACGCGAATGGGGAAAGTCCGTTCGACGTTCGAAGACGGCAACCCCAAAGGAATTATCGTCACCGATGACAGCGACTATGAGGGCGTCATCAGCGAACGAGAGGTCCTCCAGTCACACGTCGAGGACGATGCGAAAGTCGCAGCGCTGATTAAACCCAGCCGAAACGATCCTGCGCCGAAAATCGACCGCGAAGAAGACGTTCGTGAAACCGCACGCGTCTTAGTCGAGAGCAACTCGAAGGTCGCACCCGTCTTCGAACACGGCGACCTCTGGGGCGTCATCTCTGATGACGCCATCTTGGAGGCCGTCCTCGAGAACCTCGATGCACTGACCGTCGAGGACATTTACACAGCAGATCCGGTTACGCTGCGAGAAGACGACGGTGTTGGCAAGGCGATCAACCACCTGCGCGAGCACGGAATCTCACGACTGCCGATTCTTAATGACAACGGCTACCTGACCGGCGTCGTGACGACCCACGATATCGCTGATTTCGTCATCCGCGAGAATCACAAGACGACGACCGGCGACCGCGTTGGCGACTCAGATCGCCTGCTTGATGTCCCGATTTACGACATCATGAACAGCCCGGTCCGAACCACCACGCTCGATACGACCGCCAAAGAGGCCGTCGAGACGATGGTCGGGGACGACTACGCGGGCCTGATGGTCACGCCTGATGACGATGACCGAGTCGTCATCGGCGTCATCACCAAAACGGATGTGCTGCGTGCGCTCACGTTCACCGAAGAAGAACGCATGGACGTTCAGATTTCGAACATCTCGATGCTCGACACAATCTCGCGCGACGGCGTCGTCGACGGCATCGAAGAGGTCTCGGACAAGTACGCCGACATGCAGGTCCACCACGCGAACGTCCGGTTCAAAGAACACAAGGAGAAACTGCGCGGCACGCCGCTTATCCACTGCCAGATCCGTCTGCGCACGAACAAAGACCAGGTCGCTGGCACCGGCGAAGGCTACGGCGCTGAAAACGCTTTCCGCGTCGCACTCGACAAACTCGAGCGCAACGTCCTTGAAATGAAAGGCGTGGTGAGCGACGAGGAGTACCGCGGCCAGCTCCTGCGGAAGCTAAACGAACTGTAA
- a CDS encoding phosphoribosylanthranilate isomerase, with the protein MAGTRVKICGLTTESDLKTAVDAGTDAVGVICDVPVETPREVSPEQATSLVSSVPPFVTSVLVTMASDADRVVDLVERVGPDAVQLHGDTEPAVLESIESAIDANLLVAIDSNEVGAAERYDHLVDALLVDTVDESGGGGTGETHDWEQTRDAAASLESPLILAGGLTPENVAAAVRTVEPFAVDVASGVEAEGGIKDADAVRAFVTRAKTAHADGPDTVTL; encoded by the coding sequence ATGGCTGGGACGCGTGTGAAAATTTGCGGGCTCACGACTGAATCGGACCTGAAGACGGCCGTTGACGCCGGAACAGACGCAGTCGGCGTCATCTGTGACGTCCCAGTCGAGACGCCACGAGAGGTGTCTCCCGAGCAAGCGACGTCACTCGTCTCGAGCGTACCGCCGTTCGTGACGAGTGTTCTCGTGACGATGGCGAGCGATGCCGACCGCGTGGTTGATCTGGTCGAGCGCGTTGGGCCGGATGCGGTTCAACTTCACGGCGACACGGAACCGGCTGTCCTCGAGTCCATCGAATCAGCTATCGATGCGAATCTCCTGGTCGCAATCGATTCCAACGAGGTTGGGGCCGCCGAACGCTACGACCACCTCGTCGACGCGTTGCTCGTTGATACAGTCGACGAGTCAGGCGGTGGCGGAACCGGTGAGACCCACGACTGGGAACAAACGCGCGACGCCGCAGCGTCGCTCGAGTCGCCGCTCATTCTGGCCGGTGGACTCACACCCGAGAACGTCGCTGCGGCCGTTCGAACAGTCGAGCCGTTCGCGGTCGACGTGGCAAGCGGGGTCGAAGCCGAGGGCGGAATCAAAGACGCCGACGCGGTTCGAGCGTTCGTGACTCGAGCGAAAACCGCACACGCTGACGGACCCGACACGGTGACGCTATGA
- a CDS encoding beta-CASP ribonuclease aCPSF1, giving the protein MSTVEQQLDDLQAEITSELPSDISVSSVKYEGPELVVYTRDPKKFANQGDLIRKLASKLRKRITVRPDPSVLSRPEEAREEVMGVIPEEAGVTDLDFHADTGEVVIEAEKPGMVIGRHGSTLRDITKNVGWTPEVVRTPPIESSTVSNVRSFLKQERDERRDILEKVGRQIHRDEMSDDEYVRITTLGCCREVGRASFIISTPETRILVDCGDKPGAEGEVPYLHAPEAFGAGPQTIDAVVLTHAHLDHSALIPLLFKYGYDGPIYCTEPTRDLMGLLTLDYLDVAAKEGRAPPYESEQVREAIKHCIPLEYGDVTDIAPDVKLTFHNAGHILGSAVSHFHIGDGLYNVCFSGDIHYEDTRLFNGAVNDFPRVETLVLESTYGGRNDYQTDQQDSEEKLKEVINEAYDKGGKVLIPAFAVGRSQEIMLVIEEAMRNGDIPSMPVHLDGMIWEATAIHTTYPEYLRDDLRDRIFHDDENPFLADEFNHIDGGEEERQDVADGDSCIILSTSGMVTGGPIMSWLGHIGPDPDSTLVFVGYQAQGTLGRRIQNGWDEIPTSEVGAMGNGGGRGTLDLNVDVETVDGFSGHADRAGLENFVKTMNPRPEKVLCVHGDERSTQDLSSALYHDYNMRTFAPKNLETFRFL; this is encoded by the coding sequence ATGAGCACTGTAGAGCAGCAACTCGACGATTTGCAAGCAGAGATCACGAGCGAGCTTCCGAGCGATATCTCGGTCTCCTCGGTGAAGTACGAAGGCCCCGAACTGGTGGTGTACACGCGCGATCCGAAGAAATTCGCCAATCAGGGCGATCTGATTCGGAAACTCGCGAGTAAACTCCGCAAACGGATCACCGTCCGGCCGGACCCAAGCGTCCTCTCGCGTCCCGAAGAGGCACGCGAGGAAGTAATGGGCGTAATTCCGGAAGAAGCTGGCGTGACCGACCTCGATTTCCACGCCGATACTGGCGAGGTCGTCATCGAGGCCGAAAAGCCAGGCATGGTTATCGGCCGCCACGGCTCGACGCTTCGCGACATCACGAAAAACGTCGGCTGGACGCCCGAAGTCGTCCGCACGCCGCCGATCGAATCCTCGACCGTCTCGAACGTTCGGAGCTTCCTCAAGCAAGAGCGCGACGAGCGCCGTGACATTCTCGAGAAGGTTGGCCGACAGATCCATCGCGACGAGATGTCCGATGACGAGTACGTCCGCATCACGACGCTTGGTTGCTGTCGCGAAGTCGGTCGTGCGTCCTTTATTATCTCGACGCCTGAGACGCGAATCCTTGTCGACTGTGGTGACAAACCCGGTGCGGAGGGCGAAGTGCCCTACCTCCACGCACCCGAGGCGTTCGGTGCCGGCCCACAGACCATCGATGCCGTTGTCCTCACACACGCCCACCTCGACCACTCCGCGCTGATTCCGCTGCTGTTCAAATACGGCTACGACGGTCCGATTTACTGTACCGAACCAACGCGAGACCTGATGGGACTGTTGACGCTCGACTATCTCGACGTCGCAGCCAAAGAAGGTCGAGCGCCGCCGTACGAAAGCGAACAGGTCCGTGAGGCTATCAAACACTGCATCCCACTCGAGTACGGCGACGTCACCGACATCGCACCGGACGTCAAACTCACGTTCCACAACGCAGGCCACATTCTCGGCTCGGCCGTCTCGCACTTCCACATCGGCGACGGCCTCTACAACGTCTGTTTCTCGGGCGACATTCACTACGAGGACACCCGCCTGTTCAACGGCGCGGTCAACGACTTCCCGCGCGTCGAGACACTCGTCCTCGAGTCAACCTACGGTGGTCGCAACGACTACCAGACTGACCAACAGGATTCCGAGGAGAAACTCAAGGAAGTCATCAACGAGGCCTACGACAAGGGCGGAAAGGTCCTGATTCCGGCGTTCGCAGTGGGCCGATCACAGGAGATCATGCTCGTTATCGAGGAAGCGATGCGAAACGGCGATATTCCCTCGATGCCAGTCCACCTCGATGGCATGATCTGGGAGGCAACGGCAATCCATACGACCTACCCAGAGTACCTGCGTGACGATCTGCGCGACCGGATCTTCCACGACGACGAGAATCCGTTCCTCGCCGACGAGTTCAACCACATCGACGGCGGCGAGGAGGAACGACAGGACGTTGCCGACGGCGACTCCTGTATTATCCTCTCGACCTCGGGTATGGTCACCGGCGGTCCGATCATGTCCTGGCTCGGCCACATCGGTCCCGACCCAGACTCGACGCTCGTCTTCGTCGGCTACCAGGCCCAGGGAACGCTCGGTCGACGCATCCAGAACGGCTGGGACGAAATCCCGACCAGCGAAGTCGGTGCAATGGGCAACGGCGGCGGCCGCGGCACCCTCGATCTCAACGTCGATGTCGAAACCGTCGATGGCTTCTCCGGCCACGCCGACCGCGCCGGCCTCGAGAACTTCGTCAAGACGATGAATCCACGCCCCGAGAAAGTGCTCTGTGTCCACGGTGACGAGCGCTCGACGCAGGATCTCTCCTCGGCACTCTATCACGACTACAACATGCGGACGTTCGCACCGAAGAATCTCGAGACGTTCCGCTTCCTGTAG
- a CDS encoding AEC family transporter: MEVLGRLLALLVILLLGTGLRTSGVLNATRAARLNALAYYVALPALIFVSTYDQAIGELLSLELLGGLLFVLFSTAGLAWVVHQRQASTPRRSVAIVQSYHSNLGYLGLPLVAATFGPEVTAIASVVLGVVTLTQLPLTVTILSTLNGADAAIGQKLRDLARNPVLLALLSGLAMGSSGVTVPSAAATGLDVVGALALPLALLCVGASLQTGASSIDLGGAGSVIALKVGCMPVLAWIVFSLLSVDSAAFTATVVMLGTPTAVSTFVFATELGGDKEFASLNVFLTTLVSIGTLFVLITLVS, encoded by the coding sequence ATGGAGGTCCTCGGCCGGCTGCTGGCGCTGCTCGTGATTTTGTTGCTCGGGACGGGCCTGCGCACGAGCGGCGTATTGAACGCGACACGGGCAGCCCGGCTGAACGCCCTCGCGTACTACGTTGCGCTGCCGGCGCTGATCTTCGTCTCGACGTACGATCAGGCGATCGGTGAACTCCTCTCGCTCGAGTTGCTCGGAGGACTCCTGTTTGTGCTATTTTCGACGGCTGGTCTGGCGTGGGTGGTTCACCAGCGGCAAGCATCAACGCCGCGCCGGAGCGTCGCAATCGTGCAGTCATATCACTCGAATCTCGGCTATCTCGGGTTGCCACTGGTCGCCGCGACGTTCGGGCCGGAGGTGACAGCAATCGCGAGCGTCGTTCTCGGGGTCGTTACGCTCACGCAGTTGCCGCTGACGGTTACTATCCTGTCGACGCTCAACGGCGCAGACGCAGCAATTGGGCAAAAGCTTCGCGACCTCGCGAGGAATCCAGTGTTGCTGGCACTGCTTTCGGGCCTTGCCATGGGCTCGAGTGGCGTAACAGTGCCGTCGGCCGCTGCGACCGGCCTCGACGTGGTCGGGGCGCTTGCGCTCCCGCTTGCACTGCTGTGTGTCGGGGCGTCGTTACAGACCGGCGCGTCGTCGATCGACCTGGGTGGGGCAGGCTCCGTGATCGCGCTCAAAGTCGGCTGTATGCCGGTGCTCGCGTGGATCGTCTTCTCGCTGCTCAGTGTCGATTCAGCGGCGTTTACGGCGACGGTCGTCATGCTCGGAACCCCGACTGCCGTCTCGACGTTCGTCTTCGCGACGGAACTCGGCGGTGACAAGGAGTTCGCTTCGTTGAACGTCTTTCTCACGACGCTCGTCTCGATTGGGACCCTATTCGTGTTGATTACCCTCGTCAGCTAA
- a CDS encoding lycopene cyclase domain-containing protein — translation MLDISVLGRYTYLATELFWGAIAAVLLYRANALRKAAVTILALYPIAYVWDRYTLAVGVFDIKLRTGIDIAGIPLEEHLFMAVVPGLVIAFHETIFGTTEPEADATAGGAGGDHAVTST, via the coding sequence ATGCTCGACATCAGCGTCCTCGGCCGATACACCTACCTCGCAACCGAACTGTTCTGGGGGGCAATTGCCGCAGTCTTGCTCTATCGCGCCAACGCCCTCCGCAAAGCCGCCGTGACGATCCTCGCACTGTATCCGATCGCGTACGTCTGGGACCGCTACACCCTCGCCGTCGGCGTCTTCGACATCAAACTCCGCACCGGCATCGATATCGCCGGCATCCCACTCGAGGAACACCTCTTTATGGCCGTCGTGCCGGGACTGGTCATCGCCTTCCACGAGACGATTTTCGGGACCACTGAGCCAGAGGCTGACGCCACGGCCGGTGGCGCCGGGGGCGACCACGCCGTCACAAGCACGTAA